Part of the Sphingobium lignivorans genome is shown below.
TTATCCTCCTGGATCATGGCACAATGCGTGCGTGGCGCGCGGGCAGGTCGACGAGGCGGAACAGGCCCGGCCCCTCGACGAGGAAGGACCAGCCGACACTCCAGCCAGTGGCGGCGCCAAGCGCCAGGGCGAACTCGATGGCGTCGGGCTGATGATGCGCCGGAGGCCGGTGCACCACATGGTAGAGACAGAGGGTCGACAGCGCGCACAGGGCGAGCATGAACAGGCCGAAGCCACGCAGCGCGATCTCGGCCGCCAACCAGCGTTCACCGCTCTGGAGGCGTTGCATCATCCGGCCCATGGCCTTGCTCCGGCGCATGATTGCGCCCCGCCGATGTGGCGGAGGGAGCGGTTAAGGTTCCACGGGGAATTGCGGCGCGGGCATAAGGATTGCGTAAAGTCGGGGATGCAAGCCCACGGCGCCAGAAGACGGCGTCCCTTCCCGACTGAGGATAGCGCCCGAAGGGCAGGATTGCCGATATGCTGGCCAGCGACAGTGGCCGTTTACGCTTACGCCCCTTTCAGCAAGTTCGGCAAGCTGGACAAAACTCTTCGCCGGAATGGTTCGCCCTGAGGAAAGCATCGTGCTGTCCCGCGATTCTCCGACCGGAAGGACTATCAAAAGGGCCAATCGGGCCATGCTCCAGCACGGAAGGGTGCGCCCGATCGCCTTTGCCGCCACCCGAAAACCCGTCGCTTATTCCTATTCGCCGGGATGAAAAGCCTGAGCGGTCACCGAGAAGTCATTCTCCAGCAGCGCGTCTTTCATACACGACCTTTCCCCCCACGATCGTCATGTCGACCTTCGTCGACAGCAGCTGCTCTGCCGGCACCGTCATGGGATCCTTGTCCAGCACGACCATGTCGGCGAACTTGCCGACCTCCAGCGTGCCTTTCTTCTTCTCGTCCCAGCCGAGATAGGCTGCCTTCTCTGTGTAGAGACGGATCGCCTCTTCCCGGCTAACGGCTTCCTCAGGCGCGAACACCTTGCCGTCCGCGCCCTTGCGCGTGATGGCGACATACAGACCCACCATCGGACCGATCGGCAGATTGTCGCTGCCGAAGGCGATCTTGACGCCATGCTTGAGCGGCACGCCGACCGGATTGTTGTGCTGCAGGCGATAGCCTTCGAGCGTCTGCTCGTAGCGGCCTTGCAGATTATAGAGGAAGTTCGGCTGAGCCGCCGCCCAGGTTCCGTTCCTTGCCATCATCTCCATGGTCTCGACCGACGGAATCATGGTGAAGTGGGAAAGGAACCAGCGGTGGTCCTTCTTCGGGCGCGCTTTCAGCTCGTCGTCGTAGATCTTCGCAATGTCCTCGATCGCCTGATCCCCGATCGCATGGATTCCGATTTGCCAGCCGAGAGCGCCCGCGGTCGAGACGATCTCGCGCGCGACGTCCTGCGAATAGAAGGTCGTCCCGCGGAAGCCGGGCAGGCCTTTGTAATCCTCCTTGGTGAAGGCGGTCGGACCGGTGAAGCCGCCATCATAGGGCGTTTCGCCAATCGGGCCGAGCTTGAGCCGATCGTCACCATAGCCGGTCTTGTAGGGGAAGGCTTTCAGCCGCTCGGCGCCGGGCCAGGCGATGTAGGAGATCATGCGCGGCAGTTCCGGCCCCATCTCGGCATAGATCGACCGGAATTCGGCCCAGCTGTGGAGACCCGAAAAGGCGCCGCCAGCCTTGCTCCGGTCGAGACCGCCCTTGCCGACAGGTTCGTCGTCGATCGAGGTGAAGGCCTCCATGACCGTGGTGATGCCAAGGCTCAGCAGCCATTTGAGGCGAGCGATATAGCTCGGTCGCATCTGCTCCTTGCTGTCCGGCGGGACGAGCCGGGTGACGAGATCGCTGCGCTCGCGGATGATGCCATTGGGCTCCTTGTCCGCGCCGCGCTCGATGAGGCCGCCGTCCGGGTCGGGCGTCGAGGCATCGATCCCGGCGAGGGCGAGCGCTGCGGAATTGGACACCGAGGAATGGCTGCCGGCCCGCGTCAGCACCACAGGATTGTTCGGCGCGGCCACGTCGAGATCGGCACGCGTGGGTACGCGCTTCTCGGCAAGCAGCGCTTCGTCCCAGCCATAGCCGGTAATCCATTCACCCGGGCCGAGCGCCTTCGCCTTGGCTGCGACCATCTGCTGGATTTCGGCGATCGATTTTGCCTTGTCCGGTTCGATCGCGCGATGGGCGAGTCCAGTGACATGGATATGCGTATCGATGAAGCCCGGCATCAGCGTCCGGCCGGTCAGATCGATCCGCTCGGCCTTCGGAAAGCGCTTGAGCAGTTCCTGCCCGCCGACGGCAACGATCTTTCCATCCTTGACGGCCACGGCGGACCGGACGCTGAACGCCTTGTCGACGGTCAGCACCTTGCCGTTGAACAGCAGCATATCGGCCTGGTCCGCCAGCGCCGGGGTGCCGGCCAGTGCAGCCGACAGCGTCGCGATGGCATAGATGACTGTTTTCATGGGGACCTCTTTGTCGGGCGAATGGTAGGAATGGAAAGATCGGGCAGGACGGCTGCTCAGAGCAGCTTGCGATACTGGACGAAGCCGGATCGCTGGGCGATCCGATCGTAAAGCAGCATGGCATCGACATTGGTCTCATGGGTCAGCCAGTGGACGCGCGAGCAGCCCCGTTCCGCCGCCGCCGCATAGACCGCCTCGATGAGGCGCCGGCCGATCCCGCCACCGCGCGCGGCAGGGTCGACGAACAGATCCTGCAGATAGCAATAGTCGCCAGGCGTCCAGGTCGAGCGATGCCAGATGAAGTGGACGAGCCCGATCGCTGTGTCGCCATCCCAGGCGAGCAGACCGTTCATCGGCTCCTCCGGATCGAGCAGGCGCCCCCATGTCACATCCGAAACCGCCGGGGCGATCGCCACTTCGTAGAAGGCTTGATATCCTTCCCATAGCGGCGTCCAGGCGCCCCGGTCCTGCGCGCGCAGCGGCAGCAGGCTCGTCTTTGTCCCATCAATCATTGGCACATCGTCTAGGGCCGGGGTCGAGGCTCGACAACCGCGCGAGCAGGCGATCCGCCACCGATGACCGCACCCCTTGCCCCGCCGCGACCTTGCGCCAGGTATTGTAGCTTATCCCGAAGCGGGCATTCAGCCTCTCGTCGGTGCGCCCGTCCAGGTGGCGCTGCATCAGCGCCACCGCTTCCGGGTCGAGCTGCACAAGCTTCATGATCCTGCCGCTCCGGGCCAGGCCTGTCTCGCGCGACATGCCCCTACCGCTGGAAGACGAGCTTGCCGCCGACGAAGGTCATGTCGACCTTGCCATCCAGCAGCGTCTTTTCGTCGGCCGTCAGCGGATCGAAGGGCAGCACCACCATGTCGGCGAGCTTGCCGGGTTCCAGCGTGCCCTTGATCTTCTCTTCCCAGGAAAGGAAAGCGCCATTTGCCGTATACATGCGGATCGCTTCCTGTCGTGACACCGCCTCGTCCTCGAAGCCATGAGCGCGGCCACTCGGCCCCTTGCGCGTCACGGCAGCATAGAGGCCGACCATCGGGTTGATCGGCAGATTGTCGCTGCCAAGCGCCACGAACAGGCCGAACTTGTTGACCGGGGTCCCTATGGGATTGTTATGGGCGAGCCGCCAGTCGTCGAGCGTCTGCTCGTAGCGATCCTCCAGATTGTAGAGGAAGTTCGGCTGCTGCGCGATCATGATCCTATTGCGCTTCATGGTCTCCATGGTCGCATCGGGCGGCATGATCGTGAAGTGATCGAGGAACCAGCGATGGTCCTTCTTGCCGACGCCGGTGCTGGCGAGGGCCTTGGCATAAGCATCCACCGTCTGGACGATGGCAGCATCGCCGATCGCGTGCAGAGCCATCTGCCAGCCCAGCTTCGCGGCGGAATCGACCGCTTCCTGCAATTCCGCGTCCGTGAAACGGCCCTTGCCGCGGAAGCCGGGCTGCCCCTTGTAATCGGCGAGCAGCCAGGCGGTGGGGCCGGTAAAGCCACCGTCCACCGCCATCTCGCCGATCCCGCCCAGACGCACGCGGGTGTCGCCATAGCCGGTGTGCTGGCCAAAGGCCTGCAGCCGCTCGGCACCGGGATGATTGATGTAAAGCGTCATGCGCGGCAGGTCGGCGCCCATCTCCGCATAGAGCTCGCGGCTGCGCTTGAAGGTGAGGGTCGGGGGCGGATTCGCAATGCCGCCCTTGCCGACCGGTTCGTCATCGATGCTGCCGCTGGCGTTGTGGAAGCTGGTGATGCCGAGCGAGAGGATATGCTTGAGCCAGGTGATATAGGCCGGGCGCATTTCCACCCAGGTCGCCGGCGGCACGAACTTGCGGACGAGATCATTGCGCTCGCGGATGATGCCATTGAGCTCGCCATTGGCGTCCCGCTCGATGAGGCCGTTCTTGGGCTCCGGCGCATTTCGATCCAGGCCGGCGATCTTGAGCGCCATCGAATTGCTGACCGAGGAATGGCCGCCATTGCGCACGAGAATCACGGGATTGTTCGGCGCGGCGGCGTCGAGATCGGCGCGATTGAGGTTGCGGTTCTCGGCCAGGTTTGATTCCTGCCAGCAGCAGCCGGTGATCCACTTGCCCGGCCCGAGTTCCGCAGCCTTCTTGCGGATCATCTCCTGGATTTCGCCGACCGAGCGCGCCGCGCCGCTGTCGATGTCGCTCGGCGCCACCGGCTGCGGGTGGAGGTGCGTGTCGATGAAGCCGGGCATCAGCGTGCGTCCGGCAAGATCGATCTCCTGCGCACCTTCATATTTTGCGCGCAATTCCTCACCGCCGACGGCGACGATCTTTTCACCCTGCACGACCACCACGGACTTGGTGGAGAAGGCGGGATCGACGGTCAGGACCTTGCCGTGATGAAGGATCAGATCGACCTTCTCCTTCGCAATCGCCGGCAGCGCGCTTGCCCCAAGCAACAGGCCGAGCCCGATCAGCCGATATCCCCTGTTAAGTCCCGTCCTCATGCCCTGTGCCTCCCTGCTGCGACGGGCCCGTCGTGATCTGCCAGCACCATATGATGCCCCCGGCTTTCATCAGCCCCGTCGATGATGTCCGAGAAAGCAGAGAATGCAGCGCGAAGGGAGGTGCCTTACCCGCCGTGGATGGTGCCGAAACATCACCACCTGGCAGCGAATACCCCGGTCAAACAAAGCAAAGGCGTCGTGCTGAAACAAGTCAGCATGACGCCCTGCTCGAGATTGCGCGGCCCCGTGTCGGACCTGAAAGGCAAGCGTCGGCAAGCTAGCGCTTGAACACCGTCTTGCCGCCGATGATCGTCATATCCACCTGCGCCTTCAATATCTCCTCCTCGGGCACTGTCAGCAGATTGCGATCGACGACGATCATGTCGGCGAGCTTGCCCGGGGTCAGGCTGCCCTTCTTCGCCTCGTCCCAGGTGAGGTAGGCGGCATCCTGCGTATAGGCCTTGAGCGCCTCGTAACGCGAAACGGCCTCCTCCGGGCCATAGACGGTCCCGCTTTCGCCCTTGCGGGTTACGGAAACATAGAACCCCCAGAGCGGCCCGATCGGCAGATTGTCCGATCCCAGGGCCATGCGCACGCCCCAGCGCAGCGGGGTGCCGAGCGGATTGATGTGCTGCAGCCGCGTGCCCTCCAGCGTCTGGTTGTAGCGGCCTTCCAGATTGTAAAGGAAGTTGGGCTGCGCGGCGCCCCAGATGCCGTGGTTAGCCATCTTCTCCAGCGTCGGCAGTGGCGGCAACATAGTGAGATGCGAGGAGAACCAGCGATGATCCTTCATCGGCTCCTCATCAAGCGCGCCTGCATAAATGTCGATCAGCGTGGCAATGGCTGCGTCGCCGATCGCGTGAATGCCGAGCTGCCAGCCAAGATCGCGGGACGTGCGCACCAGTTCCGTCAGAGCCTCGGGCTTGGTCGCGGCATGACCCCGGAAGCCGGGCATGCCTTTATAGTCGTCCAGCGTCCAGGCGGTCGGCCCGGTAAAGCCGCCATCCGCGCCGGGCGCCTCACCGATCGGTCCCAGCTTCAGCCGGTCATCGCCATGGCCGGTCTTGTAGGGGAAGGCCTTCAGCCGCTCGGCGCCCGGATAGACGATGTAAAGGGCCGCGCGCGGCAGGCTCTCGCCCTCCTTCGCATAGATTTCGCGGAACTGCTTGTAAGTGTGGACGCCTCGCCACTCGCTCTGCGGGACGCCACCCTTGCCGACCGGCTCATCGTCGATCGTGGTCAGCGCTTCCATGATGCTCGTGATGCCGAGCGGCAGCAGCGACTTGAGCGCCGCGGTCCAACCGGGCTTCATTTCCTCGCTGGTCGGCGGGGGCACGAGCTTGCCGTAGAGGTCGCCACGCTCGCGGATGATGCCGTTCGGTTCGCCGCTCGGATAATGCTCGATGACGCCGCGCTCCGGATCGGGCGTCGCCCTTGTGATGCCGGCGAGCTTCAGCGCGAGGCTGTTGCCGACGACGCTGTGCTGTCCCGCGCGGGTGAGCGCGACCGGGTTGCGCGGCGCAGCGGCATCAAGATCGGTGCTGACGATGTTGCGCCCTTCGGCCAGCTTCGCCTCGTCCCAGCCATAGCCGACGATCCACTCGTTCGGGCCGAGTTCCTTCGCTTTGGCGCGGACCATCGCCTGCACGTCCTTGATCGACTTCGCCTCGCCCAGCGGCACCGATCGGCGCGACGGGCCCATGATGTGAATGTGCGTGTCGATGAAGCCGGGCATCAGCATCCGGCCCTTGAGGTCGACCGTCTCCGGCGCGGTATAGGCATTCGCCAGCTCCGGGCCGCCGACAGCGAGGATCTTGCCATCCTTCACCGCGACGCTCGTGGCGGCGGGTCTGTCAGGATCCATCGTGACGACCGTGCCGTTGACGAGCAGCATGTCCACCTGTTCCGCCGCCAGCGCCGCGTGCGACAGGCCGGAGAGGAGGAGCGCCGCGCCGGCGAGAATGGATGTGCGGATCACAGCGTGGAGCTCCGTTCGAGAGAGGAGGACAAGGCCGCCGCGCGCCGCCTGTCCTTGAGGTAGGAGAGGCCCACGACGAGGACGAGGAGGAGGAGGCTGCTCATCAGCTCGATCCGCAAGGTCGGCTTGATCAGCATGGCTACAAGCACGATGCCGATGCCGGCCGCCGTCAAATAGCTGCCGAACGGGTGGAACCACATGCGGATGACCAGCCGCTCCGGCGCCTCCCGCTCCATCTGGTTGCGCATCTTCACCTGCGCGAAGCAGACCAGCAGATAGATGAACAGCATGATCGCGCCCGAGGCATTGACCAGGAAGCTGAATACGAGCTCCGGCGAAAGCACCGATGCAGCCAGCGCGACATAGGCAAAGAGGCTGCCGATCAGCGTCGAGCGCACGGGCACACGCCGCTTGTTGAGCGCCACCAGCGCTTCGGGCGCATCGCCTTTCTCCGAGAGGACGAACAGCACGCGCGAGGTCACATACATGCCCGAATTGAGGCAGGAGAGTACCGCAACGAGCACCACGAAATTCATGATAACGCCGGCGTGCGGGATCTGCATGAAGCTCAGCGTCGCGGCGAAGGGCGACTGGCCCGGCACGATGCTCGTCCAGGGCATGACCGAGACGATCAGGCCGATCGACAGCAGATAGAAAAGGATGATCCGCAACGCGACGCTGCCGGTAATCCTGGCGATCGTACGCGCGGGCTCCTGCGATTCCGCTGCCGCAATGGTAGCGATCTCCGCCCCGCACAGGGCGAAGATGACGCTGGTCACGCCCGCCAGCACTGCCCCCCAGCCATTGGGCACGAACCCGCCATGCGCCACCAGATTGCCGAAGGTCGGCCCGTCCGGTGAGGTCGCGCCGAACGCCCAGAGCCCCGCGACGCCGATGAAAGCCACGATCGCTACGACCTTCATCAGCGAGAACCAGTATTCGAACTCGCCATAGGAACGCGTCGACATGAGATTGACGCCGGTCAGCACCGCGAGCAGCACAACCCCGATCAGCCAAACCGGCGCGTCGATCCATCCCGCAATGATGACCGCCCCCGCAATCGCCTCGATCGCGACGACCACCACCCAGAAATACCAGTAGAGCCAGCCGCAGACGAATCCGGCCCGGTCGCCCAGCCCCGCCCGCACCAGTTCGGTGAAGGAGCCGGCGCCGGGCAGCAGGCTCGCCATCTCGCTCAGCATCCGCATGACCATGAGGATGACGAGGCCGGCGATCCCATAGCTCACCACCACGGCCGGCCCCACCTGCGAGATGGAGGTACTGGAACCGACGAACAGCCCCGCCCCGATGATGCCGCCGATCGCGATCATCGAGACATGGCGTGATTTCAGCGAATGGCTGAGGCGACCTTCTTCTTGTTCGACCATTATCGTTTTCCCTGTCGGTGCCTCTTGTGTCGCCTGATTTCAGGCCGAGGAAACCGCCGTGCAGACCAGCTTCATGTTGAGATATTCGTCCATGCCATAGCGCGACCCCTCGCGACCGAAGCCGGACTCCTTCACACCCCCGAACGGCGCCACCTCTGTCGAGATGAGGCCCGTGTTGAGGCCCACCATCCCATATTGGAGAGCTTCGCTGACGCGATAGCTGCGCGAGAGGTCGCGTGTATAGAGATAGGCTGCCAGACCGGCCCGCGTGTCATTGGCCAGCGCGATCGCCTCGGCTTCCGTGTTGAAGCGCACGACGCCCGCGAGCGGGCCGAATGTCTCCTCGACGCACAGGCGCGCCTTGGCGGACACGTCGCTGATGAGCGTCGGCTGGAAGAAATACCCTGCCCCCTCGATCGCCTCGCCCCCGGCCAGCAGCTTGCCGCCCTGCCGAAGCGCGTCCGCAACATGGCTGCGCACCTTGTCAATGGCGGCTCCATTGATCAGCGGACCCGCTTCGACGCCCTCGTCCAGCCCGTTGCCGATGCGGAGCGCCTGAACCCTTTCCTTGAGGGCGGCGACGAACCGGTCGTAAATGCCCGCCTGGACGATGAAACGGTTTGCGCAGACACAGGTCTGGCCCGCATTGCGAAACTTGGACGCGATCGCACCCTCGACAGCCGCATCGAGATCCGCATCGTCGAACACGACGAACGGCGCATTGCCACCCAACTCGAGCGACACGCGCTTGACTGTCTCCATGCATCGCGCGGCGAGCATCTTGCCGACCGCCGTCGACCCGGTAAAGCTGAGCTTCGCGATGGCCGGATGAGAGACAAGCACGGTCCCGATCTCGCGCGGCGATCCGGTCACGATGTTGAGGGCGCCTGCCGGTATCCCGGCTTCCTCGCCGAGCAATGCCAAAGCAAGCGCCGAGAAAGGCGTCAGTTCCGAGGGTTTGACGACCATCGTGCAACCGGCTGCCAGCGCCGGCCCCGCCTTGCGGGTGATCATGGCGAGCGGGAAATTCCAGGGCGTGATCGCCGCGACGACGCCGATCGGCTCGCGCGTGACCATCAGGCGCTTGTCGGTGCCATGACCCGGGATCACATCGCCATAAGTGCGCCGCGCTTCCTCGGCGAACCAGGTAAGGAAGGACGCGGCATAGGCCACTTCGCCCCGCGCTTCTGCAAGCGGCTTGCCCTGCTCATGCGTCATGATGCGGGCAAGGTCCTCGCGATGGGCGAGCATCAGCTCGGCCCAGCGCCGCAGAACGGCGCCGCGCTCACCCGCCGTCTTCGCGCGCCAGCCGACCAGCGCGGCCTGCGCGGAAACGACGGCCCATTCCGCATGGGAAGTGCCCAGATCAGGCACGGTCCCGAGCGCCGCGCCGGTCGCCGGGTCCTCGACAGTCAGTTTTCGGTCCCCGGAGATCCAGATCCCGTCGATATGCGCCTGATGCCGCAATAGATCGGGCCTGTTCAGGCTCATGCTCGTCGCCATGGCATCGGCCTCGAGGATCACGCTGCTCATGCGACCGCCGACAGTGCCTTTTCAAGGCGGTCGAGCCCCTCGTCGAGTATCGCGTCCGAAGCTGTCAGCGGCACCAGAATGCGCACGGTCTCGCCACGGCTGCCACAATTGAGGACGACGAGGCCTTCGCCAAGCGCCTTGGCCGCGACCACCTTGCCGCCATTGGCGAGCGGCATCATCTCATTCCTGTCGTCCAGAATGTCGAAACCGATCATGCCGCCAAGGCCGCGCGGGACGGAGATGCTCACCAGATCGTTCCGGCTGCGCCAGCCATTGATGCGCTCGCAGATATGCGTGCCCATGGCCGCCGAACGCGCGAGCAGCCCTTCTTCCTCGATGATGTCGAGAACCGCGAGCGCCGCGGCGCAGCCGATCGGCGAGCCGCCATAAGTGCCGCCCAGTCCGCCTGGCTCCACCACATCCATCAGCTCCATGCGACCGATGACGCCCGAGAGCGGGAAGCCGCCGGCCAGCGACTTGGCGACTGTCACCAGATCCGGCTCGACGCCGCTATGCTCGATGGCGAACATGCGGCCCGTGCGAGCAAAGCCCGTCTGCACTTCGTCGACGATGAGCTTGATGCCATGCGTGTCGCAGATCGCACGCAGCGCCTGCAGCAGCTCGACCGGCGCGACGTTGAAGCCACCCTCCCCCTGCACCGGCTCGATGATGATTGCCGCGACGCTGCCGGGGTGGATGTCGGCCGCGAACAGGAAGTCCAGCGCCTTCAGGCTGTTGGCGACGGTCGTGCCGTAGGCCGGGTTGGGGAAAGGCACATGATAGACGTCCGGCAGCGACGGGCCGAACTGCCACTTGTAGGGATTGACCTTGCCGGTCATCGCGCTGGCGAGGCCGCTGCGGCCGTGGAACGCGCCGGTGAAGGAGATGACGCCGGTGCGGCCGGTGGCGGCACGCGCGATCTTCACTGCATTCTCCGTCGCCTCGGCGCCCGTCGTAAAAAGGATGGTCTGGGCCTCACCGGCGAAGGGCGCCAGGGCATTCAGCCGCTCAGCGAGAGTGACATAGCTTTCATAACCCATCACCTGGAATGAGGTGTGGGAGAAGCGGGTCAGCTGCTCCGACACGGCGGCCACCACGCGCGGGTGAAGATGGCCGACATTGAGGACGGCAATGCCGCCCGCAAAATCGACATAACGATTGCCATCGACGTCCCAGATTTCGGCATTGGCGGCGTGGTCGGCAAAGACAGGGGTCGCATTGGCAACGCCGCGCGGAACGGCCTTTTTGCGCCGGGCCAGGAGTGCATCGTTCGACATGAAAACCTAGATCTTTCTTATAGGAAACAGGTCACCGCCCCAGGGAGGGATGACCGGGCGGAAGGACGTGCCCGGTCATCCCTGCGGGGAAGGCGTCAGAAGGAGATTGCCGCCGTCAGACCCACGCTGCGCGGGCGCGTCACCAGCGTGGTGAACACCGGCTGGTTGCGGGTGTGACCCAGATTGATCATCGGCGCGACGTTGAAGATGTTGTTCACGTAGAGCGACAGGTCCAGATCGCCGAGTTCGATGCCAGCCCGGCCATTGACGATCGTGTAGGCCTTGTTGACCGGCTGGTTGGGATCATAGTTGATCGAGCCCGGGTCGGTATTGCCGGTACGACCTTCCTTGCTGCGATAGGTGTAATCGGCGCGGACATAATAGGTCTTGTCGGCGATCGGATAACGGAAGTCGCCGGAGAGCGTGACCGTCCAGGGCGAACCGGAGGATGGCAGGACCGAACCACCCGTGTAGAGCGTGCGACCGTTGATGATGGTGTCGTCGTCGAACGTGGCATCGGTATAGCCGACATTCGCCATCAGGGTCAGTTCGCGCACCGGCTTCAACACCGCCTGCAGATCGAAACCCTGGCTCGTCGCGGAGCCGAGATTGGCGGTGAGCGACTGGAGGCACGTCTGCACCGAAACGGTTGACTGGATGTTCGACCATTTGATGTGGAAGACGCTGCCGTTCAGCTGAAGCGCGCCGCCGAACATGCGCGTCTTGGCGCCGGCTTCATAGGACCAGACCGAGTCCGAACCATAAGTCTGCGGCGAACTCGCCTGACCCTGGGCATTGACATAGCCAAGCTGCACCAGTTCCGGATTGCAATTGCCCGGCAGGGCGATCTGCGCGCCGCTGGGACGGAAGCCCTTGCTGACCGTCGCATAGACCATGGTGTCTCGCGTCGCCTGATAGGAGATGCCGAACTTCGGCGTGACGGCGGTATCCGAACCGGATGCCGAACTGTTCAGATAGCGCGGCGTGAAGGGGCCCGTTCCCGGCTCATACTGGCCGACCGCGACCGCCGTGCAGGGCACGGTCCCGACACCGGTGCCGGGAACGCAGGCAAGGCCGCGGGGCGCGTTGAGGTTGTTCGCCGGACCATCATAGAAGGCGGTATATTCGATCTTGTTCTTGGAGACGCGCACGCCAGCCGTCACCTTGAGCCCTTCAAGCAGTTCATAGGTCGCATCCGCGAAGCCGGCGATCTGCGTGTCGATCGCCTTGAAGTCCGACAGATAGCTGGACGTGCCGTTCAGCTGTGGAA
Proteins encoded:
- a CDS encoding amidohydrolase; translation: MKTVIYAIATLSAALAGTPALADQADMLLFNGKVLTVDKAFSVRSAVAVKDGKIVAVGGQELLKRFPKAERIDLTGRTLMPGFIDTHIHVTGLAHRAIEPDKAKSIAEIQQMVAAKAKALGPGEWITGYGWDEALLAEKRVPTRADLDVAAPNNPVVLTRAGSHSSVSNSAALALAGIDASTPDPDGGLIERGADKEPNGIIRERSDLVTRLVPPDSKEQMRPSYIARLKWLLSLGITTVMEAFTSIDDEPVGKGGLDRSKAGGAFSGLHSWAEFRSIYAEMGPELPRMISYIAWPGAERLKAFPYKTGYGDDRLKLGPIGETPYDGGFTGPTAFTKEDYKGLPGFRGTTFYSQDVAREIVSTAGALGWQIGIHAIGDQAIEDIAKIYDDELKARPKKDHRWFLSHFTMIPSVETMEMMARNGTWAAAQPNFLYNLQGRYEQTLEGYRLQHNNPVGVPLKHGVKIAFGSDNLPIGPMVGLYVAITRKGADGKVFAPEEAVSREEAIRLYTEKAAYLGWDEKKKGTLEVGKFADMVVLDKDPMTVPAEQLLSTKVDMTIVGGKVVYERRAAGE
- a CDS encoding GNAT family N-acetyltransferase, giving the protein MIDGTKTSLLPLRAQDRGAWTPLWEGYQAFYEVAIAPAVSDVTWGRLLDPEEPMNGLLAWDGDTAIGLVHFIWHRSTWTPGDYCYLQDLFVDPAARGGGIGRRLIEAVYAAAAERGCSRVHWLTHETNVDAMLLYDRIAQRSGFVQYRKLL
- a CDS encoding amidohydrolase, which produces MRTGLNRGYRLIGLGLLLGASALPAIAKEKVDLILHHGKVLTVDPAFSTKSVVVVQGEKIVAVGGEELRAKYEGAQEIDLAGRTLMPGFIDTHLHPQPVAPSDIDSGAARSVGEIQEMIRKKAAELGPGKWITGCCWQESNLAENRNLNRADLDAAAPNNPVILVRNGGHSSVSNSMALKIAGLDRNAPEPKNGLIERDANGELNGIIRERNDLVRKFVPPATWVEMRPAYITWLKHILSLGITSFHNASGSIDDEPVGKGGIANPPPTLTFKRSRELYAEMGADLPRMTLYINHPGAERLQAFGQHTGYGDTRVRLGGIGEMAVDGGFTGPTAWLLADYKGQPGFRGKGRFTDAELQEAVDSAAKLGWQMALHAIGDAAIVQTVDAYAKALASTGVGKKDHRWFLDHFTIMPPDATMETMKRNRIMIAQQPNFLYNLEDRYEQTLDDWRLAHNNPIGTPVNKFGLFVALGSDNLPINPMVGLYAAVTRKGPSGRAHGFEDEAVSRQEAIRMYTANGAFLSWEEKIKGTLEPGKLADMVVLPFDPLTADEKTLLDGKVDMTFVGGKLVFQR
- a CDS encoding amidohydrolase family protein, which produces MIRTSILAGAALLLSGLSHAALAAEQVDMLLVNGTVVTMDPDRPAATSVAVKDGKILAVGGPELANAYTAPETVDLKGRMLMPGFIDTHIHIMGPSRRSVPLGEAKSIKDVQAMVRAKAKELGPNEWIVGYGWDEAKLAEGRNIVSTDLDAAAPRNPVALTRAGQHSVVGNSLALKLAGITRATPDPERGVIEHYPSGEPNGIIRERGDLYGKLVPPPTSEEMKPGWTAALKSLLPLGITSIMEALTTIDDEPVGKGGVPQSEWRGVHTYKQFREIYAKEGESLPRAALYIVYPGAERLKAFPYKTGHGDDRLKLGPIGEAPGADGGFTGPTAWTLDDYKGMPGFRGHAATKPEALTELVRTSRDLGWQLGIHAIGDAAIATLIDIYAGALDEEPMKDHRWFSSHLTMLPPLPTLEKMANHGIWGAAQPNFLYNLEGRYNQTLEGTRLQHINPLGTPLRWGVRMALGSDNLPIGPLWGFYVSVTRKGESGTVYGPEEAVSRYEALKAYTQDAAYLTWDEAKKGSLTPGKLADMIVVDRNLLTVPEEEILKAQVDMTIIGGKTVFKR
- a CDS encoding amino acid permease; this translates as MVEQEEGRLSHSLKSRHVSMIAIGGIIGAGLFVGSSTSISQVGPAVVVSYGIAGLVILMVMRMLSEMASLLPGAGSFTELVRAGLGDRAGFVCGWLYWYFWVVVVAIEAIAGAVIIAGWIDAPVWLIGVVLLAVLTGVNLMSTRSYGEFEYWFSLMKVVAIVAFIGVAGLWAFGATSPDGPTFGNLVAHGGFVPNGWGAVLAGVTSVIFALCGAEIATIAAAESQEPARTIARITGSVALRIILFYLLSIGLIVSVMPWTSIVPGQSPFAATLSFMQIPHAGVIMNFVVLVAVLSCLNSGMYVTSRVLFVLSEKGDAPEALVALNKRRVPVRSTLIGSLFAYVALAASVLSPELVFSFLVNASGAIMLFIYLLVCFAQVKMRNQMEREAPERLVIRMWFHPFGSYLTAAGIGIVLVAMLIKPTLRIELMSSLLLLVLVVGLSYLKDRRRAAALSSSLERSSTL
- a CDS encoding NAD-dependent succinate-semialdehyde dehydrogenase, whose protein sequence is MSSVILEADAMATSMSLNRPDLLRHQAHIDGIWISGDRKLTVEDPATGAALGTVPDLGTSHAEWAVVSAQAALVGWRAKTAGERGAVLRRWAELMLAHREDLARIMTHEQGKPLAEARGEVAYAASFLTWFAEEARRTYGDVIPGHGTDKRLMVTREPIGVVAAITPWNFPLAMITRKAGPALAAGCTMVVKPSELTPFSALALALLGEEAGIPAGALNIVTGSPREIGTVLVSHPAIAKLSFTGSTAVGKMLAARCMETVKRVSLELGGNAPFVVFDDADLDAAVEGAIASKFRNAGQTCVCANRFIVQAGIYDRFVAALKERVQALRIGNGLDEGVEAGPLINGAAIDKVRSHVADALRQGGKLLAGGEAIEGAGYFFQPTLISDVSAKARLCVEETFGPLAGVVRFNTEAEAIALANDTRAGLAAYLYTRDLSRSYRVSEALQYGMVGLNTGLISTEVAPFGGVKESGFGREGSRYGMDEYLNMKLVCTAVSSA
- the gabT gene encoding 4-aminobutyrate--2-oxoglutarate transaminase, producing the protein MSNDALLARRKKAVPRGVANATPVFADHAANAEIWDVDGNRYVDFAGGIAVLNVGHLHPRVVAAVSEQLTRFSHTSFQVMGYESYVTLAERLNALAPFAGEAQTILFTTGAEATENAVKIARAATGRTGVISFTGAFHGRSGLASAMTGKVNPYKWQFGPSLPDVYHVPFPNPAYGTTVANSLKALDFLFAADIHPGSVAAIIIEPVQGEGGFNVAPVELLQALRAICDTHGIKLIVDEVQTGFARTGRMFAIEHSGVEPDLVTVAKSLAGGFPLSGVIGRMELMDVVEPGGLGGTYGGSPIGCAAALAVLDIIEEEGLLARSAAMGTHICERINGWRSRNDLVSISVPRGLGGMIGFDILDDRNEMMPLANGGKVVAAKALGEGLVVLNCGSRGETVRILVPLTASDAILDEGLDRLEKALSAVA